In Leeia aquatica, a single window of DNA contains:
- a CDS encoding LysR family transcriptional regulator has protein sequence MSDIKLNQLAVLVAVAEQGSFSQAAVELGCTQSRISHALAELERAVGCRLLQRSRRGSSLTIAGQQVCQQARHILQLVDNIVPSLQQPDGVTGRISIASFRSIATHVLPTVLTYLARTHPALEVELLDGCKDSHEVNDAVCSGKATLGISSFQLPDTLFQAPFLHDEFMLVYPASLNATQAQPLMQTGQLPYIEAGNAARQVVLTHMQQQGWPLQPARTLNSDGSILALVSQGLGFSILPQLALYPLPEGVRQHPLPRPLFRPLQLILQHPSWHLPTLQAVVRTLRNRALLARLAVFRNHILHFRD, from the coding sequence TGGGCTGCACCCAGTCGCGAATCAGCCACGCCTTGGCCGAGCTGGAGCGAGCGGTTGGCTGCCGCCTGCTGCAGCGCAGCCGTCGTGGCAGCAGCCTCACCATAGCGGGTCAGCAAGTCTGCCAGCAGGCCCGGCATATCCTTCAGCTGGTCGACAACATCGTTCCGTCGCTGCAGCAACCCGATGGGGTAACAGGCCGTATCAGCATTGCCAGCTTTCGCAGCATTGCAACCCATGTGCTGCCCACGGTGCTGACTTATCTGGCCCGTACCCATCCGGCGCTGGAGGTGGAGCTGCTGGATGGCTGCAAGGATTCGCATGAGGTGAATGATGCGGTTTGCAGTGGCAAAGCCACCCTGGGCATCAGCAGCTTCCAGTTGCCTGACACCCTGTTTCAGGCCCCTTTTCTGCACGACGAATTCATGCTGGTCTACCCCGCCAGCCTGAACGCCACCCAAGCCCAGCCGCTGATGCAAACCGGCCAGTTGCCCTATATCGAAGCAGGCAACGCCGCCCGCCAGGTGGTGCTGACCCACATGCAGCAGCAGGGGTGGCCCCTGCAGCCGGCCCGCACGCTCAACAGTGATGGCAGTATTCTCGCCCTGGTGTCGCAAGGGCTGGGCTTCAGCATCCTGCCGCAACTGGCGCTGTACCCGTTGCCGGAAGGGGTACGGCAACACCCGCTGCCTCGCCCGCTGTTTCGCCCGCTGCAACTCATCCTGCAGCACCCAAGCTGGCACCTGCCGACGCTACAAGCAGTGGTGCGCACCCTGCGCAACCGCGCGCTGCTGGCCCGGCTGGCGGTATTTCGCAACCACATCCTTCACTTTCGGGACTGA